The following coding sequences are from one Panthera leo isolate Ple1 chromosome E1, P.leo_Ple1_pat1.1, whole genome shotgun sequence window:
- the SLC35B1 gene encoding solute carrier family 35 member B1 isoform X1: MRPLPPVGDVRLELSPSPPLPLPAVSGSPVGSSGRLMAASSSLVPDRLRLPLCFLGVFVCYFYYGILQEKITRGKYGEGAKPETFTFALTLVFIQCVINAVFAKILIQCFDTARVDRTRSWLYAACSVSYLGAMVSSNSALQFVNYPTQVLGKSCKPIPVMLLGVTLLKKKYPMAKYLCVLLIVAGVALFMYKPKKVVGIEDHTVGYGELLLLLSLTLDGLTGVSQDHMRAHYQTGSNHMMLNINLWSTLLLGAGILFTGELWEFLSFAERYPTIIYNILLFGLTSALGQSFIFMTVVYFGPLTCSIITTTRKFFTILASVILFANPISPLQWVGTVLVFLGLGLDAKFGKGAKKTSH; this comes from the exons ATGAGGCCCCTGCCGCCGGTCGGCGATGTCCGGCTGGAGCTGTCCCCgtcgccgccgctgccgctgccggcTGTGAGCGGGTCTCCGGTCGGGTCGTCCGGGCGTCTCATGGCCGCTAGCAGCTCCCTGGTGCCCGACCGGCTGCGCCTGCCGCTCTGCTTCCTCGGCGTCTTTGTCTGCTATTTCTACTATGGGATCCTGCAGGAGAAGAT AACAAGAGGAAAGTatggggagggagccaaaccggAGACATTCACTTTTGCCTTAACCCTGGTCTTCATCCAATGTGTGATCAATGCTGTGTTTGCCAAGATCT TGATCCAGTGTTTTGACACTGCGAGGGTGGATCGCACTCGGAGCTGGCTCTATGCTGCCTGCTCGGTCTCCTATCTGGGTGCCATGGTCTCCAGCAACTCAGCACTACAGTTTGTCAACTATCCGACTCAG GTCCTTGGTAAATCCTGCAAGCCAATCCCAG TCATGCTCCTTGGAGTTACCCTCTTGAAGAAGAAGTACCCAATGGCCAAGTACCTGTGTGTGTTGCTAATTGTGGCTGGAGTGGCCCTTTTCATGTACAAACCCAAGAAAGTAGTTGGGATAGAAGACCACACAGTTGGCTACGGAGAGCTGCTTCTG tTACTGTCTCTGACCCTGGACGGACTGACAGGCGTTTCCCAGGACCACATGCGGGCTCACTACCAAACGGGTTCCAACCACATGATGTTGAACATCAACCTTTGGTCGACATTGCTGCTGGGAGCTG GAATCCTGTTCACTGGCGAGCTCTGGGAGTTCTTGAGCTTTGCCGAAAGATACCCTACCATCATCTACAACATCCTGCTCTTTGGTCTGACCAGCGCCCTGGGGCAG AGTTTCATCTTCATGACGGTGGTGTATTTTGGCCCCCTGACCTGCTCCATCATCACGACAACTCGCAAGTTCTTCACCATTTTGGCCTCTGTGATCCTCTTTGCCAACCCCATCAGCCCCCTGCAGTGGGTGGGCACCGTGCTCGTGTTCTTGG gTCTCGGTCTCGATGCCAAGTTTGGGAAAGGAGCCAAGAAGACGTCCCACTAG
- the SLC35B1 gene encoding solute carrier family 35 member B1 isoform X2 has product MRPLPPVGDVRLELSPSPPLPLPAVSGSPVGSSGRLMAASSSLVPDRLRLPLCFLGVFVCYFYYGILQEKITRGKYGEGAKPETFTFALTLVFIQCVINAVFAKILIQCFDTARVDRTRSWLYAACSVSYLGAMVSSNSALQFVNYPTQVLGKSCKPIPVTVSDPGRTDRRFPGPHAGSLPNGFQPHDVEHQPLVDIAAGSWNPVHWRALGVLELCRKIPYHHLQHPALWSDQRPGAEFHLHDGGVFWPPDLLHHHDNSQVLHHFGLCDPLCQPHQPPAVGGHRARVLGSRSRCQVWERSQEDVPLGTERLPSLQAYLSYYLRYGHLLGKWTQ; this is encoded by the exons ATGAGGCCCCTGCCGCCGGTCGGCGATGTCCGGCTGGAGCTGTCCCCgtcgccgccgctgccgctgccggcTGTGAGCGGGTCTCCGGTCGGGTCGTCCGGGCGTCTCATGGCCGCTAGCAGCTCCCTGGTGCCCGACCGGCTGCGCCTGCCGCTCTGCTTCCTCGGCGTCTTTGTCTGCTATTTCTACTATGGGATCCTGCAGGAGAAGAT AACAAGAGGAAAGTatggggagggagccaaaccggAGACATTCACTTTTGCCTTAACCCTGGTCTTCATCCAATGTGTGATCAATGCTGTGTTTGCCAAGATCT TGATCCAGTGTTTTGACACTGCGAGGGTGGATCGCACTCGGAGCTGGCTCTATGCTGCCTGCTCGGTCTCCTATCTGGGTGCCATGGTCTCCAGCAACTCAGCACTACAGTTTGTCAACTATCCGACTCAG GTCCTTGGTAAATCCTGCAAGCCAATCCCAG tTACTGTCTCTGACCCTGGACGGACTGACAGGCGTTTCCCAGGACCACATGCGGGCTCACTACCAAACGGGTTCCAACCACATGATGTTGAACATCAACCTTTGGTCGACATTGCTGCTGGGAGCTG GAATCCTGTTCACTGGCGAGCTCTGGGAGTTCTTGAGCTTTGCCGAAAGATACCCTACCATCATCTACAACATCCTGCTCTTTGGTCTGACCAGCGCCCTGGGGCAG AGTTTCATCTTCATGACGGTGGTGTATTTTGGCCCCCTGACCTGCTCCATCATCACGACAACTCGCAAGTTCTTCACCATTTTGGCCTCTGTGATCCTCTTTGCCAACCCCATCAGCCCCCTGCAGTGGGTGGGCACCGTGCTCGTGTTCTTGG gTCTCGGTCTCGATGCCAAGTTTGGGAAAGGAGCCAAGAAGACGTCCCACTAGGAACAGAGAGGCTACCTTCACTTCAAGCATATTTAAGTTATTATCTCAGATACGGACATCTCTTGGGCAAATGGACACAATAG